The DNA sequence CACAAATGGTTTGCATCACCCCTCAGAGCAGGCAGTTCCTCCCAGATACGACAACAGGTAATATTTCGACTTTCTTATAATCAACGTTATACTTTATAAGTTACCACTCACTCACTATCAACAGTTTCTACTAATTGGAGTCATGTTCAAGTATGGCACAACCTTTGTTGTTATTCTTTATATGCTTCTGTTATATTCGCGTTTTCTGGTTCATCTGTAATGTGTATATAGACATACTATAGTAGCATGATCGAAGAAGGATGTTCTCACTTCACTCCTTGAGAATCCCTACATTGATCCTACTGAACTTTATGAGTTGGTCGAATGATTAAAACAGTTCGATTATACACGACGAAGAATATTAATTTGTGTTATTGCCATTGATATCTTTCTTGTTAAAATGCAGATCAGGAGCAGCAGAAGATTTCGAGAAGGGTTTAGCTATAAGGGCTGCTGCTGCTTCGATATATTCGACTTGCAACTTCTTATTGTCAAAGGAAAACTTACCTTGTTACCAGTTATCCTGAGCTTCCTAACTGCCATTCATATTCTTGACTAGACTTGGATTATGTAGTCTTGAATTTCTTTACTATTACCAATATACACTaatctttcatttcaaattagtttttttttaaatcttgtCATAGTGTATGtagattataaaattgatttctcagtttattaaaatttagtgaaCGAGGTCAAACTAACAAGAGACAAAATCATTGGCTTTGTGATTATTTGGATAGCATAAATTGATTAGGTTTTGCTACGTACAAATGGAGTACAATTATTTGCtatcttgaattatttttttgaataattcaTTGCCATAACATACCATTTCATAtctaattatgaaattaactTGAGGCCAAAGATAGAGCTAAGtggttaaaacttaaaagtatCATACATTTTCCTGAATCATCATAAATTGTTGAGTTAATGCCACATttggtccctaacatatggtcgttttatcaatttggtccttaacattatctttttgattatttggtccctcacaaataaacttcgacccgaatcggtcctcTCCGTTAAAAAATAGACGGTCAACGTTATTAATCAtgttttgaccaaaattaaccattttaattaatatctttaattatttcagaataataaaaatataattgtgtaaaacacataaaaatataattgtgtaaagatattaaagatattaattaaagatatttttattattctgaaataattaaagatattaattaaaattgttaattttggtcaaaacaTGATTAATAACGTTGACCGTTTATTTTTTAACGGTAAGGACCGATTCGGGTCgaagtttatttgtgagggaccaaataatcaaaaagataatgttaaagaccaaattgataaaacagccatatgttagggaccaaATGAGGCCTTTAACTCTAAATTGTTTTCAATCTACAAGATCACAAAGTccaaaaagtagagaaaacaACAAGAAGTGAATATCAAGTTAGTTTAATTGAGTTTATACAATTTACATTGACAATAACATGCATGTCGCTTAAGGCCAACTagaaaatcaagatttaaGAAGTAAAGCTAAAGTTGAGTTACAGAAAGCCCTAATTGATCTACAATTCATAAGAAGTTcaaaaagaatcaaaagaaagtaagaaaaaaaaaaaaaaacaagtagaaaaagaaaagcataGCAAAAATGAATGCATGAGTCATTCCCAAAAGCGACAAAGAAGAATGTATTCAAGTGTTCAAATTCTAGTGCATGAATCCATAtaaattacactaaaaattGATGAGTACCTACTATCTAAGAATCGGCAAGTTGATTCGTTGTTCCTTTGTTGGATTTTACTAAGAATCAAACATTTTGCATCAATATAATATGGAAAACGCGAAAGTTGGAGACAAGGcatgattaatattaaataatttaattcaaggtccaatatattgaaattgtaCTCAGCCCATAACATTTTTCATTCCCAAGCCCAAACGTTTAAACAATTGCAGCCCAAAACTTGAGCCCAACCTTTTTACAGCACCACAACATAGAGAACAGGAGTCATCGCCgccttcctcctcctccagcAAAAATTGCGGCGGCGAACCGCCATTGAAACATCGGTATTACTCCATAAAGTAGTGAcgcattttgttattttgatccGTCCATAACCTAATGTCGTATCTTATTCttaataattgttattttgtgatCCTTTTCCCTTTGTTGACGGGCCAGGCCATCGGGAATTTTACGTTGGGCCTTTGAGCCCATTATGTTATCTACTTAATCCTATTAAGAGCCAGGATTAGTGTTATGTGattaatgttattttactAATCCATTTTGTAATCTCTCACTATTTTGGTTGCTTCATAAGCCATGTTTTCTCTCTGTCTTTCCCCGTTTTGCATTTTCCACGTAAAATCTTAGgatctttttttataattttatggttTTGTTGTGTTgcaaaatataacaataatatactAGACCCAACACAATTATAACACTTAATATTACTACTCCACTTCTTATTTACCAATATTCTAATCggaattataattaatacacttaaaattagtgCCTTTAACAGAACAAACTAACCAAGTCTAAAATAAAGGAATAGGACTATTGTggttattttttgtgattttaataaCTATAATTGGAGCTGTGTTGAAATTGTATAAATCAGTTAATGGTGTGACAGttcctatttatttttaaggcAATTTTATTACAACTGaagagtatatttttggaGATGCTTCATCACCGAACGTCATGGGCTTAcattgaaaataaaacaaaaaaattatgggCATCACTCCCACTTCAAGAAAGTGCTTTTatacactttttaattttgttttgagaaaGCTTTTATACATTCTTGGTCCAACATAAACACATGTAGATGCTTGAAACATAACCCAACAAAGTAAAAGTGCAAGTATAAAAAGTTGTGAAAAGTGATATTAGAAATCTCCTTTTAACAATCCTAAGATTGCTTTGGAATGTGCCTAATATTCTTCTTGATTTACTTTATCATGGGGGTGCatctttatattatttgggAAATTTAATTCGGTGGATATGATAgataaaattgatcaaatatggagtaattgaattttaggatttgattatttggattattttattttgtgtttaattagttgatttaGTCCATTTAGCAACACCTTAGGATGTCATAGCCTTATTTCTAATTTCCAAGGGTGAGGTTCAAATGAGGAAAGGCTTACGGTGGATACTTAGGCACCCAGAGACGAGGAATGGTAATCAACAAAATGCTTCGAGGAGAGGCGAATTGAAAGCTAAGCAGTGGGAATTCTAAAGATTTCCCGTGGGaaaattctatatatttttttcttttatatgaTAATTTCTTGTATTTTCATCTAATCAGTTaatatatatgattaaatacataaaattagaagaaaaaaacaccAGATTTTGACTTGAGTATTTCTAATCATAGAAACtaaacatttaattaagttgaattatgtaattaattactccatatattatGACTCAAACCAAATGCGCCCTATATATGTCTACATGTTTCCACTTCTcttagttttttctttttaattggGAAACATCAAATAGCATCTACATATAGGGGATTAATGTTgaattaaaatcattttccCCCATTGCTCACTTTTATCTTCATATATCGAAGCCTGACAGAATATATTGACTCTTGACTCTCGAGGAGCTCAAAATATTCCAAAGCATATAGTAGTTCACTAGttctcataaaaaatcattaatatatttataaaagttaATATGGTGCTCTTTTTTAGAAGGATAAGTAGAATAGTGTTTAACTACAAATGGATTTCTTTTATGTAAACAACTTTAATGGAAATTACATACGTGATTGATTCGATACATGAATACATGTATGATAACATGAGATTTACTATAATCGTGCTATActtgtaaataaattgtttaattgatattttgggTGACAAAATAATTTGCAAACTCCGACCTTATAATTTATGCTTTAAACATGCCTTTGTCAACACTAAATTTGTCCCCTATTTTAATTCACTCAATTATTATTCTCCCTTTTCCATCCAATcgaaaatcaaacaaatgaTTGCATTTCCACTGCGTGACATGATTGTTTAAATGACTATCGATTGCATCAAGCATGCTCCATAATGCATGCCTATTATTACAACATAacctataaaataaataatacactatacaatagtataatatattaatgaattGTCACAAATGCCAGCCAATGTTGAAAATGCAATTTGGTTAGGTTGTTTAGGTGCCAACATcattgtatttaatttaaaccaTAGGCTTAGAGTGACAACTCATTTTGGTCACCAATTCACATGCTCCTATATAATGTTTTCATTAAAATGGCATAAATTCAGCATTAAagatttttgtcatttcatcAAGAAAAGATGATAAGGTCATGCTTGTGACATCGAAGCAAATATGAGCCTTGTATTGTATAATTTGTATGTATgtattttggtaatttttatGCAAGattgtgtatatataatatactatagtTGGATAGGAAAATGATTGGACATGAATATTGGCATAGAATAATTCAGAGATGAACATACGACTTAGAGTAAACAACAAAATAGTTGCATAGAATTAATATGACAAGAAAGAGTCAAAAACCGCAGAAAGATATGCCTCCAAACATATAAGTTTCTAATGCAAGAAAAAGAcaccaagaagaagaagaaaaaacatgTGAATTTCAGACCTAACATAGGTCCTTCATGTGACTTTGGAAGcgtgaaaaatattattccaaCTTGTCTGAATActaagcaacaaaaaatgcatttaaacaaatattgacattattaaaaaaaatataaaagtaacaGCAATAAAGTTGGATTCCCCTGCATTTTCTcctttctttaattatatggTTTGCCCATTCCCTtctttcacttttctttttattatattcacaACTCAGATTTCATCAGAGCCTCAAAGAAAATGAACCAGTTCCAGATCATTGGCTTAACATCGCCCCATACGTAAATACACATCATATCGAATCGAATTGGATaacaattcatatatttattcgTGATTACATGTACGTATGTCGTATATTAAGAAACTGAGGAAATTTACTCAATTTACCTCTAACGTGGGgactaatttttttgaaaccTGACGCTTATtgtgggatggaaggagtagtaATTTACTAGCATATCATTCTTTTATCAagcacacatatatacatctCTGTCTCTCTGTCACACACAGAAAAGGAACCAAGGATAACAgacaaaacaagaaacaagatTGGATGAGTGAGGAATGGAGAACTAACTAATGCAACAAACGATGAGACAAAATCTACCGTTTACCCTATAAACGTTCAAAAACGGCAAAATAAATTCGAATTCCCAAGTGCAACAATGGAGGAGGAAAGGAATTACAGATCTAACAAAAATTCTGCCAAATTACAATGGAAAGGTAGAAAGAATACAGATTTCTTCTTGACTTGCACATTTTGATCACCTAACAGTTAGCTTGAATCTCCCAACTCATCCTGACTTTCTGAGGGGCATCTGATGAGCTCTAATATGTTAACCACTTCTGCCATGTCGGGCCTGTTCGATGGCACCTGAGAAGTGCAAATCAGACCCAGTTTCATCACTGGGATCACCTCCTCAGCCGGGAACTTCCCTTGCAACCTCCCATCGACGCACTCCTCGACCTTCCCCTCTTCAAGCGCTCCTCTCACCATGTCTGAGAGCACCACCACGTCGTCCTCCATGTACTCGACTGGCCTCTTTCCGGTCACTACCTCCAGGATCAGTATGCCGAAACCATAGATATCACATTTCTCAGTAATCTTGACAGTTTTGCATGCGAATTCGGGAGCCATGTAACCAAGAGCGCTCTGGATCTTGCTGCTTAGGACATACCGGTCCAGCATTGGCAGCAGCCTTGCTAGGCCGTAGTCTGCAACCTTAGCTTCTCCGTTGCTGTCAATCAGTATGTTGCTCGACTTCAAGTTGTAGTGAATCACGTTCATCTCGTGCAAATGAGCCAACCCTTTTGCAGCACCAAGAATGATGTTGAACCTGTCATTCCACGACAGGTAGTTTTCGCCTTCTTCATGGAGATGCTTGTAAAGATTCCCACCAGAGACGAATTCGTAAATGATAAGCTGCAATGAGGGAGTCCAGTAATAACCATCAAGTGCAACAAGATTGGAATGGTGAACTTTGCCCAATTTCTTCACTTCCCTCTCAAATTCTTCTTGAGACTTGACAAGACTAGACACAGTGAGTTTCTTGATGGCAACAGAGCGTCCATCCTTAAGCATAGTCCGGTAGACGGCCCCAAATCCTCCACGGCCAAGTTCACAATCTTTATTTAGAAGGGCATGCGCCCCCGTGCTAAAGTCAGGATCACCCGAGAACATGACGAGCTTCCCAGAACTTCCATCCGTGGAAGGCGACTTGCTGAAGTCATCCCCGCCTGAGAAAGTAAGAGCTACTGCAGAGCGAGACATGGAAGAACGTACACGAAGGTTAAGAACAGTGATGGTAATAACACCAATCACGATGGCAGCTGCTGCACCGATAGCTATTAGGGCAGAAATGCTGAGGATCTTCTTTCCACGGCCAAAGCTTGGAGCAACGGTAGTAGGTGTCGTATCATCAGTAGAGTTTGGATTGAGGACAATAGGTTTGGGAAGGACTTTGGAGCAAGTTCTTTTGACAGCCGATCCGCAAAGAGACGGGTTTTCTGATACAGATGATGGATCAATGGTGTTGAAGAAACTACCAGCTGGAAGTTCACCTTGTAGCTGGTTGTGTGAAACATTAAATAACTGAAGGCGCACAAGATTTGCCAGCTGCTTTGGTAGGGCTCCAGTCAGTTTGTTGAAAGAGAGGTCAACAGCTTGAAGGTTAGAGAGCTTTGAAAGGGAAGCAGGAATAGGACCAGTTATTTCATTATGAGCGAGATACCTGCAATTTAAACAGAGTATAAACGAACATTCACAGAATagcatatatgaatatatgatcGCCTAACAGACTGCATAAGTTCAgcatattttcataaatgtagtggattttattattttatgagtCAAGCCATAAGGCACATCTGTTTCTTACAGTAATGGGATCATGCATTTGTTCTCAATATCAGTAAGCACCTAACAAACATCAAATCTCTATCACGTTTCTATACATTTAAGGAAAATCACAGTACATCATAAACTAAGACAGTAAAACAGCAATTATAAGAAGTGTGCTAAAATGAGAATCAAGTTCGAGGATATTTAAAAAGCAAGAACTTGCAGGAAATCTACAAACTAAGTAGCATGATAGATAATGAAACCAAGAAAAACACTTACAAGGATGTAAGTGAACTGCAATCTCCAATTGACAAAGGAAGGTTGCCCCCCAGTGCGTTCTTCTCGAGTCTTAGTTCCTCAAGGGATGTTAGTCCTCCAATCTCCGAAGGAATGCTTCCATTCAACCCATTCTCACTCAAATCcagaaaatttaataatttcagtTGTCCAATACTTGATGGAACCCCGCCAACGAGTGAGTTTCTGGAAAAATTTACTAACTGCAAGCTGCCAAAATTCCCAAGGGCAGCTGGAATTGAGCCAGATAGCACATTTCCGGAGACATCCAAGACCAAAAGCTTTTTCTGAGAGTTCTCTGGTGAAGAGGCTAAGACATTATGAATGCTACCGCTCAATCTGTTGCCTGAAAACAGAACTTGCTGCAAACCAAGTCCTAACACCCATAAAGGGACATCACCCGTAAAGGCATTATGACTAATGTCAAAAGCCAGAAGGTTTAAACAATTGCTCATGGATTCAGGCAAGCTCCCAGTGAGGGCATTGTTAGATACATTAAGAATCTTCAACGATTGAAGCTTCCCCAGAGAAACCGGAAGTTGGCCGGTAAAATTGTTCTCCGAAAGATCCAGGTTCTCAAGGCTTCTCATTTCCCCAATCCACTCAGGAACCTCCCATGTCAGCTCATTGCTACCTAAAGCTAGATTGTTGCACAATGAAAGCTTCTGCATTGTTGTTGGCAGCCCACCAGAGAACGAATTTCGACTCAAATCTACTGACCTCAACAACATACAGTTCCCAATCCCATAAGGCACTTCACCAGAGAACTCATTACCCCTCAGATTTATAACCCTCAAATTGTTCAAACCTTCAATCCCCTTGGGAATTATACCATCCAACATATTATCAGACAAATCAAGCGACCTAAGCCCCGTCATCGCCCACATCCCCACTGGCAAAGCCCCAGAGAACTGATTACCCGAGAGGTTAACCGAAGCAAGAGCCGAGCAGGAGCCCAGACTCTCAGGAACAGGCCCTGAAAACCTGTTCTTAGCCAATGAAACGGATCTTAGAGATCCACATTGGCTAAAGAAATCACTAGCAATCTCCCCCGACAAACCATTCTCACTCAAATCCAAGACTCTCAGATCAGAGAGCTCAGCAAAGTTGAGGCTCAAGCTCCCGGTAAAATTGTTGTTGGCAAGCGACAACTTCCGCAGAAATCGCAATTGAAGAAGACCCCTCCCGAGCTTGCCCGAGAGGCCGAAGCCATCAAGGACAAGATCAGAGACTCTGTTGGATCTGGGGTTGCATTTGATTCCAACCCAATTGTTACATGGGCTATCGTCATCTTCATTCCACGAATCCAATTTCCCATCAGGATCTTTAACATCAGCTTTGAACACAATTAATCCCAGAACATCGTCATTCAATGACGGACTCAACGAATTCACTAAAAGCGGAGATAAGCAAATGAAAAACGAAAGAAACACAAGGCTTACAACACTCCTCATTTTCGAAGAAATCGGACGAGTTAAGTTAAGGCATTGACAAAAACTCAACACAAACAACCCCTGAATTCCCCCCCTTCGAAAAAGGAAACCTAAAATAAACAAGCGATAAGCTGAATATGAAATTGAGCTGAAACTGTAACTAATTCTTCAATTCCGTTAAACAACCCAAATCCTCGAAAACTTAGATAGAAAAAGTGGCGCTTCGCCACATTTCAGCTCTGAAGGGTTGCAGAAAAACCTAGAacaagtaattaataaaaacacccTAATTAACCCGACATTAACAAAAGCAACACACACACCCCCCGAGGAAGCCCCCAAATCACACTGGGTATAAGCGCTTTTCCGAAAGCTAAAAGCGAAGGAAAGGAATAAGGAAGAGAGAGcgttttttttgtgttgaggTCAGAGAAAAAAAGGTGGATTTTGGTGTAGGAGTAGAAGCTATTTCGATCTGAGAAGAAATGACAAAGCTCAAATGCGAGAAAACACTTCGCCTGAGCcttatagagaaaaaattggAGTAGGTGCGGCAAAGTTTAACCGGAGAAACCTGCCGGAAACGGGGATTGAGTGGGAGATTTCCGGCAATGGACTTTAGTGGACCAATTGAAGGgccatttctctctctttctcactctctctctctaaacttTATTGCAGAgtagatgagagagagagagtcatGCATTTATCAAcgggaaaaaaaagtaaagtggaaaaaagCAAGGAGAGAAGGCGGGCTGGCGCTTTCATTAGGTTGGACACGTGGCTTCTTTCTACAGGTCACTATTTTTCCAGCGTGGAGTATACGATGTTTATATAGAttgagataaataaataaaataatactactacgtTGGAAAATATTAGTTCTGTCATCTTCAtgacttaatttttttcttgccattttttgaatcaattagaaaatgcaattgttcatttatttgatcattttataAGCTTCTAGAGTTATGATATGGCAAAAtagtttttatataattgaataattttatattgtagtaattattattcatttgatTGATTTGGGTGAGAAAGTGAATGGGATAATTTTCAAACAGCATTTACCTATGAAGGCTACAAAGCACC is a window from the Salvia hispanica cultivar TCC Black 2014 chromosome 1, UniMelb_Shisp_WGS_1.0, whole genome shotgun sequence genome containing:
- the LOC125200584 gene encoding probable LRR receptor-like serine/threonine-protein kinase IRK, with translation MRSVVSLVFLSFFICLSPLLVNSLSPSLNDDVLGLIVFKADVKDPDGKLDSWNEDDDSPCNNWVGIKCNPRSNRVSDLVLDGFGLSGKLGRGLLQLRFLRKLSLANNNFTGSLSLNFAELSDLRVLDLSENGLSGEIASDFFSQCGSLRSVSLAKNRFSGPVPESLGSCSALASVNLSGNQFSGALPVGMWAMTGLRSLDLSDNMLDGIIPKGIEGLNNLRVINLRGNEFSGEVPYGIGNCMLLRSVDLSRNSFSGGLPTTMQKLSLCNNLALGSNELTWEVPEWIGEMRSLENLDLSENNFTGQLPVSLGKLQSLKILNVSNNALTGSLPESMSNCLNLLAFDISHNAFTGDVPLWVLGLGLQQVLFSGNRLSGSIHNVLASSPENSQKKLLVLDVSGNVLSGSIPAALGNFGSLQLVNFSRNSLVGGVPSSIGQLKLLNFLDLSENGLNGSIPSEIGGLTSLEELRLEKNALGGNLPLSIGDCSSLTSLYLAHNEITGPIPASLSKLSNLQAVDLSFNKLTGALPKQLANLVRLQLFNVSHNQLQGELPAGSFFNTIDPSSVSENPSLCGSAVKRTCSKVLPKPIVLNPNSTDDTTPTTVAPSFGRGKKILSISALIAIGAAAAIVIGVITITVLNLRVRSSMSRSAVALTFSGGDDFSKSPSTDGSSGKLVMFSGDPDFSTGAHALLNKDCELGRGGFGAVYRTMLKDGRSVAIKKLTVSSLVKSQEEFEREVKKLGKVHHSNLVALDGYYWTPSLQLIIYEFVSGGNLYKHLHEEGENYLSWNDRFNIILGAAKGLAHLHEMNVIHYNLKSSNILIDSNGEAKVADYGLARLLPMLDRYVLSSKIQSALGYMAPEFACKTVKITEKCDIYGFGILILEVVTGKRPVEYMEDDVVVLSDMVRGALEEGKVEECVDGRLQGKFPAEEVIPVMKLGLICTSQVPSNRPDMAEVVNILELIRCPSESQDELGDSS